A genomic segment from Archangium lipolyticum encodes:
- a CDS encoding nucleotidyltransferase family protein gives MGARALLDVLRAWPEAPGGSVPGDAEAFVHAAARHGLAGFVQHALGRSGWALDEPVRTRLRREALAQAARGMRVKALLLRSLDALAPVGVVPVLLKGHGLAVRLYPEPLQRATTDVDLLVADEEVAPASRVLEGLGLRPLSEAAAAHAREHEHHLTFSGAAGMVELHFRALVGYGQALEGRALLARAEEAVLEGRRVRYLSAEDELVYLALHASNHLLQRLSWLFDLKLLMLAHPGLDWGRVVEVARGTAFPHLAWYALEAAWRLVGAPVPEVTLAALAPPSWQRMMAARFFTAERLLDTELMNHKPAWVAAKLLLAPRLLPMARYTARRLREDGLAALRAHFVSSP, from the coding sequence ATGGGCGCGCGGGCGCTCCTGGACGTGCTCCGGGCCTGGCCGGAGGCCCCGGGGGGCTCCGTGCCCGGAGACGCGGAGGCCTTCGTGCACGCGGCGGCCCGGCATGGGCTCGCGGGCTTCGTGCAGCACGCGCTGGGGCGCTCGGGCTGGGCGCTGGACGAGCCGGTGCGCACGCGCCTGCGCCGCGAGGCCCTGGCCCAGGCCGCCCGGGGCATGCGTGTGAAGGCGCTGCTGCTGCGGAGCCTGGACGCGCTGGCTCCGGTGGGGGTGGTGCCAGTGCTGCTCAAGGGCCACGGGCTGGCCGTGCGCCTCTATCCGGAGCCGCTGCAGCGGGCCACCACGGACGTGGACCTGCTGGTGGCGGACGAGGAGGTGGCGCCGGCCTCGCGTGTCCTGGAGGGGCTGGGGTTGAGGCCGCTGAGCGAGGCGGCGGCGGCGCACGCGCGGGAGCACGAGCACCACCTGACCTTCTCGGGTGCCGCGGGGATGGTGGAGCTGCACTTCCGCGCCCTCGTCGGCTACGGCCAGGCGCTGGAGGGACGGGCGCTGCTGGCGCGCGCGGAGGAGGCGGTGCTGGAGGGCCGGCGCGTGCGCTACCTGAGCGCGGAGGACGAGCTCGTCTACCTCGCGCTGCACGCGAGCAACCACCTGCTGCAGCGGCTGTCGTGGCTGTTCGACCTGAAGCTGCTGATGCTGGCCCATCCCGGGCTGGACTGGGGGCGGGTGGTGGAGGTGGCGCGCGGGACGGCCTTCCCCCACCTGGCGTGGTACGCGCTGGAGGCGGCGTGGCGGCTGGTGGGAGCGCCGGTGCCGGAGGTGACGCTGGCGGCGCTGGCTCCGCCCTCGTGGCAGCGGATGATGGCGGCGCGCTTCTTCACCGCCGAGCGGCTGTTGGACACGGAACTGATGAACCACAAGCCGGCGTGGGTGGCGGCGAAGCTGTTGCTCGCGCCACGGCTGTTGCCCATGGCACGCTATACCGCGCGTCGGCTGCGGGAGGATGGGCTCGCGGCGCTGCGCGCGCACTTCGTGTCCTCACCCTGA
- a CDS encoding acetoacetate decarboxylase family protein → MSRSSASKDFPPAPWVLRGQIYGSMWMVPAERIQFRVDPTFELLTFAGRVCVVACFVDYQEGSVLTYGELFGAVSVRTREPRHRGLTVTHMWVDSERSMRGGRALWGMPKEMARFEFDHHPPEGAFRGIGWDSRKKELARMSCDVVAGLPDSVRIPMSLPNLQMLDGKVQSPKTAIHFSPRLMRTEWSIPEDSPLASLGISGASPWMSFQVRNFEWNLPAATPVD, encoded by the coding sequence GTGTCCAGGTCCTCGGCGTCGAAAGACTTTCCTCCCGCTCCCTGGGTCCTCCGGGGACAGATCTACGGCTCCATGTGGATGGTGCCCGCCGAGCGCATCCAGTTCCGTGTGGATCCAACCTTCGAGCTGCTCACCTTCGCGGGCCGTGTGTGCGTCGTCGCCTGCTTCGTGGACTACCAGGAGGGGAGCGTGCTCACCTATGGTGAGCTCTTCGGTGCCGTCAGCGTGAGGACGCGGGAACCGCGCCACCGGGGGCTTACGGTCACCCACATGTGGGTGGACAGCGAGCGCTCCATGCGTGGAGGCCGCGCGCTGTGGGGCATGCCCAAGGAGATGGCGCGGTTCGAGTTCGACCACCATCCGCCCGAGGGGGCCTTCAGGGGCATCGGTTGGGATTCACGGAAGAAGGAGCTGGCGAGGATGAGCTGCGACGTGGTCGCTGGACTGCCCGACAGCGTCCGCATCCCGATGAGCCTGCCGAACCTGCAGATGCTGGATGGGAAGGTGCAGTCACCGAAGACGGCGATCCACTTCTCGCCCCGGCTGATGCGGACCGAGTGGTCCATCCCCGAGGACAGCCCCCTGGCCTCGTTGGGCATCTCGGGGGCGAGCCCCTGGATGAGCTTCCAGGTGCGGAACTTCGAGTGGAACCTGCCCGCGGCGACTCCAGTGGACTGA
- a CDS encoding DUF6567 family protein encodes MTQTFRLSTLALGAGLLAGCGASGGFIRDAISTQQLEYRMDVAGVRYVKPASGASSTGSVLCIIPLSTNLYQEAMQELYLSAELAPNQVIMNLREDYAIRSYLGFYCTRQLTVSGDVFELTPSGAAGRPSVSK; translated from the coding sequence ATGACCCAGACCTTTCGTCTTTCGACCCTCGCCCTCGGCGCGGGACTGCTCGCCGGCTGCGGTGCGTCCGGCGGCTTCATCCGCGATGCCATCTCCACCCAGCAGCTCGAGTACCGCATGGATGTCGCGGGCGTACGCTATGTGAAACCGGCCAGCGGCGCGTCCTCCACCGGCTCCGTGCTCTGCATCATCCCGCTCTCCACCAACCTGTACCAGGAGGCGATGCAGGAGCTGTACCTCTCCGCCGAGCTCGCGCCCAACCAGGTCATCATGAACCTGCGCGAGGACTACGCCATCCGCTCCTACCTGGGCTTCTACTGCACCCGCCAGCTCACCGTGTCTGGCGACGTGTTCGAGCTCACGCCGTCCGGCGCGGCCGGGCGCCCGTCCGTCAGCAAGTAG